The following coding sequences are from one Nicotiana tomentosiformis chromosome 3, ASM39032v3, whole genome shotgun sequence window:
- the LOC138908124 gene encoding uncharacterized protein: MLGYAEFMKDFVTKKRSMNFETIKVTHQVSAIVHSMAPKLVDTGAFTIPCTIGSAEFAKALCDLGESINLMPYSIFKTLGIWQPRPISMRLQMADRTMKRLLGVIEDVLVRVDKFILPADFVILDCEVDYEVPIILRRPFLSTGKALADVEAGKLTFRVGDEKLVFHVCKSMRQPNNNGVCSFVDLVTGVIIDDTSATINVGDML; this comes from the coding sequence ATGCTCGGTTATGcagagtttatgaaggattttgtgacaaagaagcggtcgatgaattttgaaactatcaaagtcacgcATCAAGttagtgcaattgtgcattcgatggctcctaaaTTAGTAGAtaccggtgctttcacaatcccttgtaccattggaagtgccgagtttgctaaagctctttgtgatcttggggagaGTATCAATCtgatgccctattcgatttttAAGACTTTGGGAATTTGGCAACCAAGACCtatatctatgagattacaaatggccgatcgtaccatgaagagactgttgggagtgattgaagatgtattggttcgtgttgataagttcattcttccggcggattttgttattcttgattgtgaagtggattaTGAGGTACCGATTATTCTTAGAAGACCTTTCCTttctacggggaaggctcttgctgatgtggaagccggaaaactcactttccgggtgggtgatgaaaagttggtgttccacgtgtgcaaatctatgcggcaaccaaaCAATAATGGAGTATGTTCTTTCGTGGATTTGGTGACCGgcgtgattattgatgatacaagtgccacaattaatgtgggtgatatgttgtaG